A window of the Flavobacterium sangjuense genome harbors these coding sequences:
- a CDS encoding DUF3109 family protein — translation MFQLGKTIVSEDILEKDFVCNLSACHGACCVDGDAGAPLTKEETEILEKIYPKVKPFLRKEGIEAIERLGTWVVGTDQDLETPLIDNKDCAYVIFDGKTALCGIEQAYNQGIIDWKKPVSCHLYPIRVKDFTEFAAVNYDRWDICNPACSLGKELEVPVYKFVKEALIRKFGADWYAELEKVAEDLKNGK, via the coding sequence ATGTTCCAATTAGGCAAAACCATAGTTTCTGAAGACATCCTTGAAAAAGATTTTGTGTGCAATCTTTCCGCTTGCCATGGCGCTTGCTGTGTCGATGGAGATGCCGGCGCACCTTTGACCAAAGAAGAAACTGAAATTTTGGAAAAAATCTATCCGAAAGTAAAACCCTTTTTGCGTAAAGAAGGAATTGAAGCTATTGAAAGATTAGGGACTTGGGTTGTGGGAACCGACCAGGATTTGGAAACACCACTAATTGACAACAAAGATTGCGCTTATGTGATTTTTGATGGAAAAACAGCACTTTGTGGCATTGAGCAAGCATATAATCAAGGAATAATTGATTGGAAAAAACCGGTTTCCTGTCATTTGTATCCGATTCGTGTAAAAGATTTTACCGAATTTGCCGCAGTCAATTACGACCGTTGGGACATTTGCAATCCGGCGTGTTCTTTGGGAAAAGAACTTGAAGTTCCGGTTTATAAATTCGTAAAAGAAGCTTTGATTCGAAAATTTGGTGCAGATTGGTATGCTGAATTAGAGAAAGTTGCTGAAGATTTAAAGAATGGGAAGTAA
- a CDS encoding MarC family protein — MNFDFREIATATMVLFAVIDIVGSIPVIIGLRAKFGHIQSGKASLVSAGIMIAFLFVGEEILKLIGIDANSFAVAGSFVLFFLALEMILGIRLYKDDKATSASIVPIAFPLVAGAGTMTTLLSLRAEFQSVNIIVAILLNIILVYLVLKSSGKIEKMLGENGLSIIRKVFGIVLLAIAVKLFAANVKGLFA, encoded by the coding sequence ATGAACTTCGATTTTAGAGAAATAGCGACAGCCACAATGGTGCTTTTTGCCGTGATTGATATCGTTGGAAGTATTCCTGTGATTATTGGTTTGCGTGCAAAGTTTGGTCATATTCAATCGGGAAAAGCATCGTTGGTTTCGGCGGGAATTATGATTGCGTTTCTTTTTGTGGGTGAAGAAATTCTAAAATTGATTGGCATCGACGCAAATTCGTTTGCTGTTGCCGGTTCGTTTGTGCTGTTCTTTTTAGCTTTAGAAATGATACTCGGAATTCGGTTGTACAAAGATGATAAAGCAACTTCAGCTTCGATAGTTCCGATTGCATTTCCTTTGGTTGCTGGTGCCGGAACGATGACAACTTTACTTTCGCTTCGTGCTGAATTTCAATCTGTAAATATAATCGTCGCCATTCTTCTGAATATTATTTTGGTGTATTTGGTTTTGAAATCTTCTGGTAAAATCGAAAAAATGCTTGGCGAAAATGGATTAAGTATCATTCGAAAAGTTTTTGGCATCGTACTTTTAGCGATTGCTGTTAAATTATTTGCCGCTAATGTTAAAGGTCTATTTGCATAA